Part of the Bacillus sp. N1-1 genome, TAATGTAACCATTCTCAATCGTTTCTCGTTCGCTAAACACTGTTACCTGATCGATAACGAATCTTGTCTCAGCCAAACCAAACACTCCTCGCAGTTCTGTTAAATGAATACTACCACCATTAAGTACAGTTGTCTATACCAGTAATCGACTCAATGTTAGATATGACGACATAATTGGTATAGACAACTATATTTAGTGCTGTTATGATGAACAAGATAATAAAACGTTTTCAAATTTTGAAAGGGGTTGAACGTTTATGCTCGGAGCTCTACAACGCATTGGTAAGTCATTGATGCTTCCAATTGCCGTACTTCCGGCTGCAGCCTTGCTACTAAGGTTGGGACAAGATGACTTACTTGGTATTCCATTTGTCGCTGCTGCAGGTGGAGCAATATTTGATAATCTAGCTCTTATTTTTGCTATTGGTGTGGCGATTGGTTTCTCAAAAGATAGCAACGGTGCAGCTGGTCTAGCAGGGGCAATTGGTTACCTGGTTCTCACACAGGGAACTCAAGCTGTGAATGAAGACATCAACATGGCGATTCTTGGAGGAATTTTATCTGGTATCGTTGCAGGACTTCTATATAATCGATTTCATGATATTAAACTCCCCACCTGGCTTGGTTTCTTTGGAGGGAGACGTTTTGTACCAATCGTTACAGCCACTGCAATGGTTATACTTGCAGGATTATTTGGATTTGTTTGGCCTCCTATCCAAGAAGGCATTAACGCGATTGGACAGTGGATTATTGATGCAGGCGCACTTGGGGTAGGGGTATTCGGATTCTTAAATCGACTGCTTATTCCTTTTGGGTTGCATCACGTACTAAATAGTTTAGTCTGGTTTGTTTTCGGTGAGTATAACGGCGCAACAGGAGATCTAAATCGATTCTTTGCCGGAGATCCTTCAGCCGGAATTTTCATGGCTGGCTTCTTCCCGATCATGATGTTCGGGCTACCTGCAGCGTGTATTGCGATGATTGCTGCCGCTAAAAAAGACAGAAGAGCTGAAGTAAGTGGAATGTTAATCGGTATTGCCTTTGCATCGTTCTTAACAGGTATTACGGAACCGATTGAATTCGCCTTTATGTTCTTATCACCTTTATTATATGGGATTCACGCTCTTTTAACAGCTAGCTCAATGGTCCTCACTTACGTTCTGGGCATCCACCATGGATTTGGCTTCTCTGCCGGTGCCATTGACTTTTTCCTTAATTATGGACTAGCACAGAAAGCAGGACTATTACTTGTTATTGGTTTGATTTACGGAGTCATATACTTTGTGGTCTTCTACTTCTTAATAAAAAAATTAAACTTAAAAACACCTGGTCGAGAAGACGAAGATATGGCCTTACAAGCGAATTCTCCTTCTGAAGGTGACAAATACGATGTGATGGCTGGACATTTTATTCGTAGCATTGGCGGCATTGATAATATTTCATCCATCGATAACTGCACTACAAGACTACGTTTACAAATGAATGATATGTCAAAAGTAGATGAAGCAGAATTAAAGCGTTATGGGGCTCGAGGCGTCGTCAAAGTGAATAATCGAAACCTACAAATTATTGTCGGAACAGATGTTGAATTTGTGGCGGATGCAATGCGAGGCACGCGCTCTAATCCTTCTAAAGAGACTATAAACTCTGGAACATTAACAAAAACGATAGCAGATCAAGCGTTTATTATGCCAGTTAAAGGAAAGATCATTCCATTGAAAGAAGTTCCAGATGAAGTCTTTTCTTCAGGAATGATGGGGGATGGTTTCGCCATTCTTCCTGAAGACGGCCATTTTGTTTCGCCTGTTGACGGCGAAGTCATAAGCGTATTCCCTACAAAGCATGCGGTCGGTATCAAATCTGAAAGTGGAGTCGAAATAAAGATACATGTCGGCATCGATACGGTCAATTTAAAAGGCGAAGGGTTTAAGACTCATGTAAAAGAAGGAGATACAATCAAGAGAGGGGATAATCTAATGACTGTTGATTTAAGTAGCGTCAGACGTGCTGTACCATCTCTTGCCACTCCAGTCATTTTCACAAACTTACAAACGTTAAAAATTAAAAAGACAGGAAACATTCCTCAAGGCGATAGCGGGATCATTTCCATTGATTAATTGTTAGAAAATGAAGAAAGGCAGCGGAAATTCCGCTGCCTTTCGTTTTATTTATTCATTTTATCAAGAAATCCGCCGAGCAAATCATCTACGCTCTCTTCTTCCTCTTCTTCAACCGCTGAGCTTTGCTCTTGTTTTGCCTGATCCCAATCAAAATTCATTAGATCATCATCAGACATCGGTGGTAAAGCCTCAACAGGTTCTGATACTTCTCTCTGGACTGCTCTTTCTTCCTGCAAATAAAGTGCCTGATCAATATCAATCGAGTTACTGTTAAATGATGCAAGAAGAGATGCAGCGCGTACAGGATCTGATAAAATTTGGTAAACGATGTTTCCAAGAAGCGCTTCTGAATGCTCATGTTTTAACCAATCCCTTTGGGCTTTGCTTAATCCCTTGGGCAAAGGTACAGTAATCGCATCATTATCGCGTCTGATCGTTTGCGTGACACCATCTAAAACATACTCCGCAATGCGGCTTGAGAAGTTCCGTTTTTCTTCCTCTTTTAACTTCTGCAGCTGCTTTAGAATATGATCAGGTGTATCAGAAGGAAGGCGAAAAGTGATTGCCTGTCCTCTCTGTAACCCCGTCATCCCCGCCTTTTTCATCAAATCACCCTACTAGTTTTTGACCTTGTTCTTTTCTTCTTTCTTATCCTGGTGCTGAGGCTTGCTATTTTTACGAGTGAAGTCAGAGATTAGCTTGTAGTATGCATTCGACATCATCCAAATGCTTTCTTTCTCATCTTCAAAGAAATCAATGTTGTACCCATCAAGGTTATTGTTCAACGTTTTTAGGTAATCTTTCAATACAATTGAACCGCCGCCAACGAAATAGCAGATTTCAGATTGAGAGTTCTTCTGCCATACGTTACGAAGGTGACGATATTGTTTCTTCGCAAGCTCCAAGAGAATACGATCTGTAATATCATGAACGCTTGTACGACTTCCGCGGACCATAATGTGATTACGATCGTTCTTCTTCGTAATAATATCCACTACATCACGACGGCTATCGAGTTCCACTCCGTGCTTTGAGCGAATTTCTTCACGAATCGCTTCAAGTGACTCAGCAACGCCAAGGTTAAAGCCCTGCGCCTTATCATCGTCGACATTACGGTTTTTAATAACCGCGATATCCGTAGAAAGTCCACCAATGTCTTGAATTAAAATGCGCTTGTCGATCAAATCTTTATTAATGATATTTAAATCGCTATCCATAACAAGGTTAATGTAAGCGGCAAATCCTTCAGGATAAACTTTCACTTCATCAAATTTAATATTTACTTTCTTACCTTGATATTTCGGTGTTACAAGAAACTCTACCTGGTGAACAGAACCAAGAAGTCTTGAACGATAACCCACGTCTTTTCCTTCTTTTACTTCACGAAGTGGAAGACCTGTTCCAAGCGTGTAATTAGCATCAATCACGCCGTTTTGGTTTTTGAAATTTGCAGAGTTCTTTGGATCAACCGCATCTAAAGCTAGAGAAGCAAACAGCATTACTAGTGTTTGGTCTTCTTCTGACTTTGCACTTCCAGGATCTAATTCAGTCGGGTTGTCACTCTTTGTTGCTAGATTACCAACTCGGTAGATCGCATTGTTATCTTTCAGTGCAGGGGAGTGAACGCGAATATGAATACCATCAAGCGGATCTTTCGTATCCAATTCTTCAATTCCAATAACAGGGCGATCTTCTATATCTCTTGCAATCACATTTGGTATGTATAGGTCAGATTCGATTTTTCCATAGATTCCTTTTAGTGAGTCGTTACCTACATCGACTGCTGCAATTCTTGAATTACTCATAAAAATAATCCATCCTTTCATATTTAAAATCTAGTATTTCTACTATTAACTTAAAATTATAGAATTTTTCAAACGAAGTCAATGAGTCAATCTATCTAGTTTACAATTATGTTTACTTGTATACAAAAACGTGTACTTGTATACAAATTATGTTTACTTGTACACGTTTTTGCACGCATACTGTTATGCCGGCGTGTGTACACTTTTGTATACTTGTATACGTAAAATGATTACAAGTGTACAAAAATGTATTCATGTACACGAATTGCGTATACACGTATTTTTATTTCATTCAGATTTTGTTTTAGCTACTCCCTTACCTCCTTACTCTTACTCTCTTATTAAAAAATAGAGTTAAAATGATGGACCAATCAGAATAGAGAAAGAGTTAACCAGTTTTTAGTGTGGAATCTATCGATAAGAAAAAAGACTACACGAGAGGTAGTCTTTTAAAGAAGTTTATATAAAAGGGGTTACATCAAAAAAACGACTCCTGCCCAAAACCATATTTCAAACCTAAAGTAACAATGCCTGTTAGGCTGCGCTGCTATAGCATATCCTTTTTTAACCGGGTTTTTCTTATCGATTCCCCAAAAACGATGGCCAGGAGAATGGATAAGGGATGAGAGGGGTAATAAAGAGGAAAAAGCAAATGATGCCTAATACCATTGAGGATACAGCTAGACCATTACTGCTACTCTCTGATTAAGGTGCTGTATTTACGTTACATTCCAAATCAAATTACCCATTTTGAACCTGTTTTTACATCATTGAATGTATTTAATTAATGAGCATTTTATTACAAAAAAGAAGCATGTAGCAGTTTTTTCATGCCACACGCTCTTATTTTTTCTATATCTTAGCAGTGATCAGCTATAAACAGGCTCGCCTTCATTAAGACCAAGAGTCTGTGCAATTAAGTGATTAATTTCCTTGAATAGCTCTGGATTTTCTTCTAAAGCATATCCATGTGATGGGATCATTTCTTTAATTTTAGGCTCCCATTCTTGTAGGTATTCAGGGAAGCATCTT contains:
- the nagE gene encoding N-acetylglucosamine-specific PTS transporter subunit IIBC; this translates as MLGALQRIGKSLMLPIAVLPAAALLLRLGQDDLLGIPFVAAAGGAIFDNLALIFAIGVAIGFSKDSNGAAGLAGAIGYLVLTQGTQAVNEDINMAILGGILSGIVAGLLYNRFHDIKLPTWLGFFGGRRFVPIVTATAMVILAGLFGFVWPPIQEGINAIGQWIIDAGALGVGVFGFLNRLLIPFGLHHVLNSLVWFVFGEYNGATGDLNRFFAGDPSAGIFMAGFFPIMMFGLPAACIAMIAAAKKDRRAEVSGMLIGIAFASFLTGITEPIEFAFMFLSPLLYGIHALLTASSMVLTYVLGIHHGFGFSAGAIDFFLNYGLAQKAGLLLVIGLIYGVIYFVVFYFLIKKLNLKTPGREDEDMALQANSPSEGDKYDVMAGHFIRSIGGIDNISSIDNCTTRLRLQMNDMSKVDEAELKRYGARGVVKVNNRNLQIIVGTDVEFVADAMRGTRSNPSKETINSGTLTKTIADQAFIMPVKGKIIPLKEVPDEVFSSGMMGDGFAILPEDGHFVSPVDGEVISVFPTKHAVGIKSESGVEIKIHVGIDTVNLKGEGFKTHVKEGDTIKRGDNLMTVDLSSVRRAVPSLATPVIFTNLQTLKIKKTGNIPQGDSGIISID
- a CDS encoding ParM/StbA family protein, giving the protein MSNSRIAAVDVGNDSLKGIYGKIESDLYIPNVIARDIEDRPVIGIEELDTKDPLDGIHIRVHSPALKDNNAIYRVGNLATKSDNPTELDPGSAKSEEDQTLVMLFASLALDAVDPKNSANFKNQNGVIDANYTLGTGLPLREVKEGKDVGYRSRLLGSVHQVEFLVTPKYQGKKVNIKFDEVKVYPEGFAAYINLVMDSDLNIINKDLIDKRILIQDIGGLSTDIAVIKNRNVDDDKAQGFNLGVAESLEAIREEIRSKHGVELDSRRDVVDIITKKNDRNHIMVRGSRTSVHDITDRILLELAKKQYRHLRNVWQKNSQSEICYFVGGGSIVLKDYLKTLNNNLDGYNIDFFEDEKESIWMMSNAYYKLISDFTRKNSKPQHQDKKEEKNKVKN